From the Cyanobium sp. M30B3 genome, the window TCTTGGCGATCGACACCACCAGGCGCAGGTTGGACTGCACCATCTTTTCCTTGGCCCTGCGGCCGAGCATCAGCCGCCGGCGGAACTTGATCGTGGGCATGTCCAGCAGGGCGGCCCACTCCTTGGTGTCCGGCAGGCGGCCGTTGTCGGACTCAAACTGGGAGGCGATCTCCTCGAGCTGCAGCAGATCGGCGATCTTGCGGGCCAGCTCGATCTCCTCATCGGGCCGCAGCAGGCGGATGCGGCCGATCTCCTGCAGGTACACCCGGATCGAGTCCTCGGTGTACACCCCCTTGGGCCCCACCTTGATGCTGGCCAGGGCCTTGGCTGCCTTGTCGTCCACCTTGGCGGTGGTGGTCGCACCGCTCTCGGTCGGCTGGGCGGCGGCGGCCAGCAGCTGGTCGGCGGCCTGATCGAGATCCGGCCCGGCGGCAGCCGTGGCGCCGGCCTTGGTCTTGGCGGTCTTGGCGCCGCTGGTCTTGGCCGGGGTCTTGGCCTTGGGGGCGGTCTTCGTGGGGGCCGACTTGCTGGCGGTGGCCTTGGCCTTGGCCGCCTTGGCGGCTGCGGCCTTGGCAGGGGGGGCGACCTTGATCTCCTCGCCGGTCGCCGTGGCCACCATCAGGATCTCAACAGCGGGTGTGACTTTGGCGGCGGCAGGGCTCATCAGGGGATCGGCAGACAACGCGGAGGGGGGAAGAGCAGACACCTCAGGGGCGGGCTGAGGCATCAGACGGGACATTCGAGCGGGGTGTGGAGCGCTGGAATCGGGGTTTCACCTGGCAGGGACAGTCGGCGGTCGCAGGGGGGACGGATGGCGCCTGGTCAAGCCATCGCCAACAGGTCCAGGACTCCGTTGGGGAACCCTGGAAGAACCAGGCGACGCCGGAAGCCGATGACGGGAGCCGTCAACGAACCGCACGCCGGCCCCGGGAAGGGGCTTGGAGGCAGTTC encodes:
- the rpoD gene encoding RNA polymerase sigma factor RpoD; amino-acid sequence: MSPAAAKVTPAVEILMVATATGEEIKVAPPAKAAAAKAAKAKATASKSAPTKTAPKAKTPAKTSGAKTAKTKAGATAAAGPDLDQAADQLLAAAAQPTESGATTTAKVDDKAAKALASIKVGPKGVYTEDSIRVYLQEIGRIRLLRPDEEIELARKIADLLQLEEIASQFESDNGRLPDTKEWAALLDMPTIKFRRRLMLGRRAKEKMVQSNLRLVVSIAKKYMNRGLSFQDLIQEGSLGLIRAAEKFDHEKGYKFSTYATWWIRQAITRAIADQSRTIRLPVHLYETISRIKKTTKTLSQEFGRKPTEEEIAESMEMTIEKLRFIAKSAQLPISLETPIGKEEDSRLGDFIEADIENPEQDVAKNLLREDLEGVLATLSPRERDVLRLRYGLDDGRMKTLEEIGQIFDVTRERIRQIEAKALRKLRHPNRNGVLKEYIK